One window of the Sulfitobacter alexandrii genome contains the following:
- a CDS encoding UbiH/UbiF family hydroxylase, which yields MTYDCDILISGGGIAGLTAAAAFGTAGFDVICVDPAPPVTARDAEGADMRTTAMLQPARRMLENAGVWEALAPQAAPLQIMRIVDAGGAEPEPRVTREFNAADISDAPFGWNFSNWLLRRELVGRLDALDRVDFRPGTGTTSLFTRLAEARVTLTDGSRISARLVIAADGRDSPMRTAAGIPVTTRRYGQKALAFAVTHPIPHDNVSTEIHRTGGPFTLVPLPDHEGLPCSAIVWMDDGRAQLARSTMPVPEFEREMSERSCHLFGPLTLVTPRNLWPIISQQAARLNGERLALIAEAAHVLPPIGAQGLNMSLTDIATLLELAQARPDGLGDAEMLDAYHKARHGDIRLRITGIDLLNRASQASTPVARDARAAGLDALYSLAPVRKMLMQMGLGVR from the coding sequence ATGACATATGACTGCGACATCCTGATTTCGGGCGGCGGCATTGCCGGGCTCACGGCTGCGGCCGCATTTGGCACCGCGGGCTTCGACGTGATCTGCGTGGACCCTGCCCCGCCGGTGACGGCGCGCGATGCGGAAGGTGCGGACATGCGGACCACCGCCATGCTGCAACCCGCCCGCCGAATGCTGGAGAACGCGGGCGTCTGGGAGGCGCTGGCCCCCCAGGCAGCACCGCTGCAGATCATGCGGATCGTCGATGCCGGCGGGGCGGAGCCGGAACCGCGCGTCACGCGGGAGTTCAACGCCGCCGACATCTCGGACGCGCCCTTTGGCTGGAACTTTTCCAACTGGCTGCTGCGGCGCGAACTGGTGGGCCGGCTTGACGCACTGGACAGGGTCGATTTCCGCCCCGGCACCGGGACGACATCGCTGTTTACCCGACTGGCGGAGGCGCGCGTGACCCTGACCGACGGCAGCCGGATCAGCGCGCGGCTGGTGATCGCCGCCGATGGACGCGACAGCCCGATGCGCACCGCGGCCGGCATTCCCGTCACGACACGCCGCTACGGACAAAAGGCCCTTGCCTTTGCAGTGACCCACCCGATCCCGCACGACAACGTGTCGACCGAGATTCATCGCACCGGCGGTCCCTTCACGCTGGTGCCCCTGCCCGACCACGAAGGATTGCCGTGTTCGGCGATCGTCTGGATGGATGACGGGCGTGCGCAGCTTGCCCGGTCCACGATGCCGGTGCCTGAGTTCGAGCGCGAGATGTCCGAGCGCTCCTGCCACCTGTTCGGGCCGCTGACCCTCGTCACGCCGCGCAACCTGTGGCCCATCATCAGCCAGCAGGCCGCCCGGCTGAACGGGGAACGGCTGGCCCTGATCGCCGAGGCCGCGCATGTGCTGCCCCCCATCGGCGCGCAGGGGCTGAACATGTCACTGACGGATATCGCAACCCTGCTGGAGCTCGCGCAGGCCCGGCCGGACGGGCTGGGCGATGCCGAGATGCTGGACGCCTATCACAAGGCGCGCCATGGCGACATCCGGCTGCGGATCACGGGCATCGACCTGCTGAACCGCGCCAGCCAGGCCAGCACGCCGGTGGCCCGCGACGCCCGCGCCGCCGGGTTGGACGCGCTCTACAGCCTTGCGCCGGTGCGAAAGATGCTCATGCAGATGGGTTTGGGGGTCCGGTAA
- a CDS encoding glycosyltransferase, protein MSNLRLHWPEVKVAPPAPTGTPLGQYLVDAGTIDAADLRHALRVQMRIDAPLGEILIAEGMVGREDVLKALSHQYRAHRVDLSADPPDMALGRDLPAALCLRFGVVPWQRIGGLLLVATERPQDFDRLRACMGTGGLALLPVISDARQIRRQIGRLYGPELAVKAAQRVPAVESCRTWQSRRGARHYGAAAVVTGLILALLVAPLWVMTVAMLWAFATLALSTGLKLAAFVTQVSPLQDDTLPQPPGTVGPFRLPRVSVLVPLLEETEIAGALIARLSRLTYPKSLLNVVLVLEEHDNLTRDTIGRTDLPDWITVIEVPQGDGLTTKPRALNYALDFCEGSIIGVWDAEDAPAPDQIERVVTRFRDAPGNVACLQGVLDYYNSRANWISRCFTIEYATWWRMILPGVARLGLVIPLGGTTLFFRRDILERLNGWDAHNVTEDADLGVRLARHGYVTELLPTVTYEEANCRAWPWVRQRSRWLKGFLITWCVHMRRPGQLLRDLGWKRFLGVQTLLLATFSQFACAPLLWSFWITLFGVTHPLALTLGPHATWAMAAGFVLAELVNLTIAAVAVSGPAHRHLMVWVLTTPMYFPMGALAAFKALRECIRDPFFWDKTAHGLSPVSPRSRAARPPA, encoded by the coding sequence ATGAGCAACCTTCGCCTGCATTGGCCGGAGGTGAAGGTCGCGCCGCCTGCGCCGACGGGCACGCCCCTGGGTCAATACCTGGTGGATGCCGGGACCATCGACGCGGCCGACCTGCGGCACGCCCTACGGGTGCAGATGCGCATCGACGCGCCGCTGGGTGAGATCCTGATCGCCGAGGGCATGGTCGGGCGCGAGGACGTGCTGAAGGCCCTTTCGCACCAGTACCGCGCCCACCGGGTCGACCTGTCCGCCGATCCGCCCGACATGGCACTTGGCCGCGATCTGCCCGCCGCGCTTTGCCTGCGGTTCGGCGTCGTGCCCTGGCAGCGGATCGGCGGCCTGCTGCTGGTGGCCACCGAACGGCCACAGGATTTCGACAGGCTGCGCGCCTGCATGGGCACCGGGGGGCTGGCCCTGCTCCCGGTCATTTCGGACGCGCGGCAGATCCGCCGTCAGATCGGGCGGCTCTACGGCCCGGAACTGGCGGTGAAGGCGGCGCAACGGGTTCCGGCGGTGGAAAGCTGCCGCACCTGGCAGTCCCGGCGCGGCGCTCGGCACTACGGCGCCGCCGCGGTTGTCACCGGCCTTATCCTCGCGCTGCTGGTCGCCCCGCTGTGGGTCATGACGGTCGCGATGCTCTGGGCGTTCGCCACCCTGGCCCTGAGTACCGGACTGAAGCTGGCGGCCTTCGTCACGCAGGTCTCCCCGCTTCAGGATGACACGCTCCCGCAGCCGCCGGGGACGGTCGGGCCGTTTCGCCTGCCCCGCGTATCGGTTCTGGTGCCGCTGCTCGAAGAGACGGAAATCGCGGGCGCGCTGATCGCACGTCTGTCGCGGCTGACCTACCCGAAGTCCCTGCTCAACGTGGTCCTCGTCCTTGAGGAACACGACAACCTGACGCGCGACACCATCGGCCGCACCGACCTGCCGGACTGGATCACCGTGATCGAGGTGCCGCAGGGCGACGGGCTGACCACCAAGCCGCGCGCGCTGAACTACGCCCTCGATTTCTGCGAAGGCAGCATCATCGGGGTCTGGGACGCGGAAGACGCACCGGCACCGGACCAGATCGAACGGGTGGTGACCCGCTTTCGGGACGCGCCGGGCAATGTCGCCTGCCTGCAGGGCGTCCTCGACTACTACAACAGCCGGGCCAACTGGATCTCGCGCTGTTTCACCATCGAATACGCCACCTGGTGGCGGATGATCCTGCCCGGCGTCGCCCGGCTGGGCCTTGTGATCCCGCTGGGCGGCACCACGCTGTTCTTTCGTCGCGACATTCTGGAAAGGCTGAACGGCTGGGATGCCCACAACGTGACCGAGGACGCGGACCTCGGCGTGCGGCTGGCGCGGCATGGCTATGTCACTGAACTGCTCCCCACCGTCACCTACGAGGAGGCAAACTGCCGCGCCTGGCCCTGGGTGCGGCAACGGTCCCGCTGGCTCAAGGGGTTTCTCATCACGTGGTGCGTGCACATGCGCCGGCCCGGCCAACTGCTGCGCGATCTGGGCTGGAAGCGGTTCCTGGGTGTCCAGACCCTGTTGCTGGCCACGTTCTCGCAGTTTGCCTGTGCGCCCCTGCTGTGGTCCTTCTGGATCACCCTCTTCGGGGTGACCCATCCTCTCGCCCTGACGCTGGGGCCGCACGCCACCTGGGCGATGGCGGCCGGTTTCGTCCTTGCGGAACTGGTGAACCTGACCATCGCCGCGGTGGCCGTGTCAGGGCCTGCGCACAGGCACCTGATGGTCTGGGTGCTTACGACGCCGATGTATTTCCCCATGGGCGCTCTCGCGGCCTTCAAGGCCTTGCGCGAATGTATCCGCGACCCGTTTTTCTGGGACAAGACGGCGCATGGGCTCTCGCCCGTCAGCCCTCGGTCTCGAGCCGCGCGGCCTCCTGCTTGA
- a CDS encoding Dps family protein, with product MTQTAQTLSTDASAQIIEALNQCVAETAVTTMLAQNFHWNVTGMAFGPLHELFQTIYEDHFTAQDDLAERVKALQGHAEGTLAGMLKRSKVAEAEGEPAAEEMIRLLKEAQETLAETLAGAGELAAEQGDTLTEDLCIERGQTHEKFAWMLRAHLS from the coding sequence ATGACCCAGACAGCCCAGACCCTTTCCACCGATGCCAGCGCGCAGATCATCGAGGCGCTGAACCAGTGCGTCGCCGAAACCGCGGTGACCACGATGCTCGCCCAGAATTTCCACTGGAACGTGACCGGCATGGCCTTTGGCCCGCTGCATGAGCTGTTCCAGACCATCTACGAGGATCATTTCACCGCGCAGGATGACCTGGCCGAGCGGGTGAAGGCGCTGCAGGGCCATGCGGAAGGCACGCTCGCGGGCATGCTGAAACGGTCCAAGGTGGCCGAGGCCGAGGGGGAACCCGCCGCCGAAGAGATGATCCGCCTGCTGAAGGAAGCGCAGGAAACGCTGGCGGAAACGCTGGCCGGTGCCGGTGAACTGGCGGCCGAACAAGGCGATACCCTGACCGAGGACCTGTGCATCGAGCGCGGGCAGACACACGAGAAATTCGCCTGGATGCTGCGGGCGCACCTTTCCTGA
- the hemP gene encoding hemin uptake protein HemP, giving the protein MTLMSKLPTPRPDAAAADSAVYDARDLVANGEKATIVLDGQTYILRITRAGKLILTK; this is encoded by the coding sequence ATGACACTGATGTCCAAGCTGCCCACGCCCCGGCCGGATGCCGCCGCCGCGGACTCCGCCGTCTACGATGCCCGGGACCTTGTCGCGAACGGGGAAAAGGCGACCATCGTTCTGGACGGACAGACCTACATCCTGCGCATCACCCGCGCGGGCAAGCTGATCCTGACGAAATGA
- a CDS encoding DUF1289 domain-containing protein — MPKVPSPCIDVCKFRREGHCIGCSMTKAQKSVFKGLKKNGEREAFIELLVAQQSVMGRYGHWEKAYANRCRKKKVSLSVLDGGKAA; from the coding sequence ATGCCCAAAGTCCCCAGTCCCTGCATCGACGTCTGCAAGTTCAGGCGTGAAGGCCATTGCATCGGGTGTTCCATGACCAAGGCGCAGAAATCCGTGTTCAAGGGCCTCAAGAAGAACGGCGAGCGCGAGGCCTTCATCGAGCTGCTGGTGGCGCAGCAATCGGTGATGGGCCGCTATGGCCACTGGGAAAAGGCCTATGCGAACCGGTGCCGCAAGAAAAAGGTCAGCCTGTCGGTGCTGGACGGTGGCAAGGCGGCATGA
- a CDS encoding NADase-type glycan-binding domain-containing protein gives MPPFAKAPLALLMMLALPVRAEEQVACTILGCEKVNIEISDFAAADAFSVQEVWSVVNDILGVSGLAPNFQVVETQEVGNAAAVIIDEQRYLAFNPVWMRTYRDKPDSNWQLYAVMAHEVGHHLQGHTITAGGSRPPTELEADEYAGFTLAALGATLDETQALWKSFGEQGSATHPPRYQRLAAVQRGWERRKGAAGPVPATPVAQQPAPPAAQARAPAMAGESCRQLTLGAGPARVCASSTLESQGRNSYVLTNMFDNDLATAWVEGVGGTGEGQRITVSFDRPTTVRRLGVVTGYAKSQDIFLKNGRVRELYLEASNRAEGAIALRDDTTMQAFDTTGLDAVSWISLTIRATYPGSRYSDTAISELTLD, from the coding sequence ATGCCCCCCTTTGCCAAAGCCCCGCTTGCCCTGTTGATGATGCTCGCCCTTCCCGTCCGGGCGGAGGAACAGGTCGCCTGTACCATCCTCGGCTGCGAGAAGGTGAATATCGAGATTTCGGACTTTGCCGCCGCCGATGCCTTTTCGGTGCAGGAGGTGTGGTCGGTGGTCAACGACATCCTCGGCGTGTCCGGCCTCGCGCCCAATTTCCAGGTGGTCGAGACGCAGGAAGTCGGGAATGCCGCCGCCGTCATCATCGACGAGCAGCGGTACCTCGCGTTCAACCCGGTCTGGATGCGGACCTACCGGGACAAGCCGGACAGCAACTGGCAGCTTTATGCCGTGATGGCGCACGAGGTCGGGCATCACCTGCAGGGCCACACGATCACCGCGGGGGGATCACGCCCGCCCACCGAGCTGGAGGCCGACGAATACGCGGGTTTCACGCTGGCCGCGCTCGGCGCGACGCTGGACGAGACACAGGCGCTGTGGAAGAGCTTTGGCGAACAGGGGTCGGCCACGCATCCGCCCCGGTATCAGCGGCTCGCGGCGGTGCAGCGGGGATGGGAACGGCGCAAGGGCGCTGCCGGGCCGGTGCCTGCGACCCCCGTGGCCCAGCAGCCCGCCCCGCCCGCCGCACAGGCCCGCGCGCCCGCGATGGCCGGCGAATCCTGTCGCCAGCTCACGCTGGGGGCGGGTCCGGCCCGGGTCTGCGCCTCTTCCACGCTGGAATCGCAGGGGCGCAACAGCTACGTGCTGACGAACATGTTCGACAACGATCTCGCAACCGCCTGGGTGGAAGGTGTCGGCGGCACCGGCGAGGGCCAGCGCATCACCGTCAGTTTCGACCGGCCCACCACGGTCCGCCGTCTGGGCGTGGTCACCGGCTATGCCAAGTCGCAGGACATCTTCCTCAAGAACGGCCGCGTGCGCGAGCTGTACCTCGAAGCGTCCAACCGGGCCGAAGGCGCCATCGCCCTGCGGGACGACACCACCATGCAGGCCTTCGACACGACGGGTCTGGACGCGGTGAGCTGGATCAGCCTCACGATCCGGGCCACCTACCCCGGCAGCCGCTACAGCGACACGGCAATCAGCGAACTGACGCTTGACTGA
- a CDS encoding GatB/YqeY domain-containing protein, whose amino-acid sequence MTLRTRISESLKQAMRDKDANRLSTLRLINAAIKDRDIAARATGNDDGVGDDEVLAILGKMAKQRQESARAYEEGGRLDLAERENGEILVIEEFLPRQLSEAEVAKAVDAAIAEQNATSIRDMGKVIGALKGRYTGQMDFGKVGPMVKDRLS is encoded by the coding sequence ATGACACTGCGCACGCGCATTTCGGAATCGCTGAAACAGGCGATGAGGGACAAGGATGCGAACCGCCTGTCCACCCTGCGGCTGATCAATGCCGCGATCAAGGACAGGGACATCGCGGCGCGCGCCACCGGCAATGACGATGGCGTCGGAGACGACGAGGTGCTGGCGATCCTCGGCAAGATGGCCAAGCAACGTCAGGAATCCGCCCGCGCCTACGAGGAAGGCGGCCGGCTCGACCTCGCGGAGCGCGAGAACGGGGAAATCCTGGTGATCGAGGAATTCCTGCCCCGTCAATTGTCCGAAGCGGAAGTGGCCAAGGCCGTCGACGCGGCGATCGCGGAGCAGAACGCCACGTCGATCCGCGACATGGGCAAGGTGATCGGCGCCCTGAAAGGCCGTTACACCGGCCAGATGGATTTCGGCAAGGTCGGCCCGATGGTCAAGGACCGGCTGAGCTGA
- a CDS encoding DUF2244 domain-containing protein produces MPYEWTTQPDETPQRMRLWPHESLPARGFAAFILTTFTLILIPTLPLLGTILLWGLLPFMLAAVAGIYFALQANHRSRQIEEILILDADTARLTHRTPKGEVKEWDCNRYWTKVTKYEKDGPVPHYITLSGHGREVEIGRFLSEEERIALYDDLNRSLRR; encoded by the coding sequence ATGCCGTACGAGTGGACCACACAGCCCGATGAAACGCCGCAGCGCATGCGCCTCTGGCCGCATGAATCCCTGCCGGCGCGGGGGTTCGCCGCCTTTATCCTGACCACCTTTACCCTGATCCTGATCCCGACGCTCCCCCTGCTCGGGACGATTTTGCTCTGGGGTCTGCTGCCCTTTATGCTTGCCGCGGTCGCGGGGATCTACTTTGCCCTGCAGGCCAACCATCGGTCCCGACAGATCGAGGAAATCCTGATTCTCGATGCCGACACGGCCCGGCTGACCCACCGCACGCCGAAGGGCGAGGTAAAGGAATGGGACTGCAACCGCTATTGGACAAAAGTCACCAAGTACGAAAAGGACGGCCCGGTGCCGCATTACATCACCTTGTCCGGGCACGGCCGCGAAGTCGAGATCGGCCGCTTTCTGAGCGAGGAAGAGCGGATCGCGCTCTACGACGACCTCAACCGGTCGCTGAGGCGCTGA
- a CDS encoding Lrp/AsnC family transcriptional regulator — protein sequence MTDLDDIDRKLIRALARDARQSASALGKRFGLSQPATWRRIRRLEEAGIIRERHLRLNAEALGFGVTVFLGIKLATKGRVSLEDFERAVVAIPEVQTVEHVLGMYDYRLRVVARDLPDFERVLRRRIMTLPGAGEVEANVLLSEERLPGPL from the coding sequence GTGACCGATCTCGACGACATCGACCGCAAGCTCATCCGCGCGCTGGCCCGCGATGCGCGCCAGTCGGCAAGCGCGCTCGGTAAACGCTTCGGGCTGTCGCAGCCCGCGACATGGCGGCGGATCCGCCGACTGGAAGAGGCGGGCATCATCCGCGAGCGCCACTTGCGTCTGAACGCCGAGGCGCTGGGTTTCGGCGTGACCGTCTTCCTCGGCATCAAGCTGGCGACCAAAGGGCGCGTCTCGCTCGAGGATTTCGAGCGCGCGGTGGTGGCCATTCCCGAAGTCCAGACGGTGGAGCACGTGCTGGGCATGTACGACTACCGCCTGCGGGTTGTCGCCCGCGACCTGCCGGATTTCGAACGTGTCCTGCGGCGGCGCATCATGACGCTGCCCGGCGCGGGAGAGGTGGAAGCGAACGTGCTGCTGAGCGAGGAGCGGTTGCCGGGCCCCCTCTGA
- a CDS encoding GntR family transcriptional regulator encodes MPPPKPGSTDAYTMILDAIDSGIYRPGDRLVESELADRFGVSRTPIREALQRLETQSLLARDGRSLIVASLDHNQTAELYVVRGELEGLAARLAARHATPEEVRVLREMVSADDALVGDPTALARSNRRFHKQIHLASHNRYLVQQLDLVYRSMALMATTSLAVEGRGEIAQAEHDRIVSRIEARDEDGADEALRAHISLAFVTRLKQEAARLETEG; translated from the coding sequence ATGCCGCCGCCCAAACCCGGCTCCACCGATGCCTATACGATGATCCTCGATGCCATCGATTCCGGCATCTATCGTCCGGGGGACCGGCTGGTGGAAAGCGAGCTTGCGGACCGTTTCGGCGTGTCGCGCACGCCCATCCGCGAAGCGTTGCAGCGGCTCGAGACCCAGTCGCTGCTGGCCCGCGACGGGCGGAGCCTGATCGTCGCCTCGCTCGATCACAACCAGACGGCGGAACTCTACGTGGTGCGCGGCGAACTGGAGGGGCTGGCGGCGCGGCTGGCCGCACGGCACGCCACGCCCGAAGAGGTCCGCGTGCTGCGCGAGATGGTCAGCGCCGATGACGCGCTGGTCGGCGATCCGACGGCGCTGGCGCGGTCGAACCGCCGGTTTCACAAGCAGATCCACCTCGCGTCGCACAATCGGTATCTCGTGCAGCAGCTTGACCTCGTCTACCGTTCCATGGCCCTGATGGCGACGACCTCGCTTGCCGTCGAGGGACGCGGAGAGATCGCGCAGGCCGAACACGACAGGATCGTCTCGCGGATCGAGGCGCGGGACGAGGATGGCGCGGACGAGGCATTGCGCGCGCATATTTCGCTCGCCTTCGTGACCCGGCTCAAGCAGGAGGCCGCGCGGCTCGAGACCGAGGGCTGA
- a CDS encoding aminotransferase class V-fold PLP-dependent enzyme has protein sequence MALLNTIDPEGLEEFSVVFTDRSLNHMSAAFQQVMRDISAVLREVYQADAVAVVPGGGTFGMEAVARQFARGADVLVVRNGWFSYRWSQIIENGDLTGAVTVMKARPQGNAPASPYAPAPIEDVVQAIRDQRPQVVFAPHVETSAGVILPDDYIAQMAAAAQEVDALMVLDCIASGCAWIDMRALGVDVLISAPQKGWSASPCAGLVMMSERAEARLAETTSDSFAIDLAKWRAIMKAYEDGGHAYHATMPTDALRGFRDTILETREHGFARLKEAQWRLGDGVRALLRDRGVVSVAADGFGAPGVVVSYTDDPEIQSGRAFAAEGMQIAAGVPLQVGEPEGFSTFRLGLFGLDKLYDVDGTLARLKAVVDKVL, from the coding sequence ATGGCGCTGCTCAACACGATCGACCCGGAGGGTCTTGAAGAATTTTCCGTGGTCTTCACCGACCGCTCGCTCAACCACATGTCCGCCGCGTTCCAGCAGGTGATGCGCGACATTTCCGCCGTGCTCCGCGAGGTCTACCAGGCCGACGCCGTGGCCGTGGTGCCCGGTGGCGGAACCTTCGGGATGGAGGCCGTGGCCCGCCAGTTCGCGCGCGGTGCCGATGTGCTGGTGGTCCGCAACGGCTGGTTCTCCTACCGCTGGTCGCAGATCATCGAGAACGGCGACCTGACCGGCGCGGTGACGGTGATGAAGGCCCGGCCGCAGGGCAATGCCCCGGCGAGCCCCTACGCGCCCGCCCCGATCGAGGATGTCGTGCAGGCCATTCGCGATCAACGGCCGCAGGTGGTTTTCGCGCCGCACGTGGAAACCTCCGCCGGGGTGATCCTGCCGGATGATTATATCGCGCAGATGGCCGCCGCCGCGCAGGAGGTGGACGCGCTCATGGTGCTCGACTGCATCGCCTCGGGCTGTGCCTGGATCGACATGCGCGCCCTGGGGGTCGACGTGCTGATCTCGGCGCCGCAGAAAGGCTGGTCGGCGTCGCCCTGCGCGGGGCTGGTGATGATGTCCGAGCGCGCCGAGGCCCGGCTGGCCGAAACCACGTCGGACAGTTTCGCCATCGATCTGGCAAAGTGGCGCGCGATCATGAAGGCCTACGAGGACGGCGGCCATGCCTACCACGCGACGATGCCAACCGACGCGCTGCGCGGCTTCCGCGACACCATCCTTGAAACCCGCGAGCATGGCTTCGCTCGCCTGAAGGAGGCCCAGTGGCGACTGGGAGACGGTGTGCGCGCCCTGTTGCGCGACAGGGGCGTCGTTTCCGTCGCCGCCGACGGGTTCGGCGCGCCGGGCGTCGTCGTCAGCTATACCGACGACCCCGAAATCCAGTCGGGCCGCGCCTTTGCCGCCGAGGGGATGCAGATCGCGGCGGGCGTGCCGCTTCAGGTCGGCGAACCCGAGGGATTCAGCACCTTCCGGCTGGGGCTGTTCGGTCTCGACAAGCTGTACGATGTGGACGGCACGCTTGCGCGGCTCAAGGCAGTGGTGGACAAGGTTCTGTAA
- the carA gene encoding glutamine-hydrolyzing carbamoyl-phosphate synthase small subunit produces MSAPTPPRPTACLALADGSLFYGMGFGATGQTTAELCFNTAMTGYQEIMTDPSYAGQIVTFTFPHIGNVGTNPEDDETGDPVAAGMVVKWMPTDPSNWRNAQPLSDWLASRGRIAIGGVDTRRLTRAIRHLGAPHVALAHDPEGNFDIEGLIAAARSFAGLEGMDLAKDVTCAQSYRWDEMRWAWPDGYPTQDAPRHKVVAVDYGAKRNILRCLASAGCEVTVLPATATYDDIMAHQPDGVFLSNGPGDPAATGTYAVPMIREVLDKTDLPVFGICLGHQMLALALGGKTVKMSHGHHGANHPVKDYDTGKVEITSMNHGFAVDGQSLPKGVLETHVSLFDGSNCGIRLDGRPVWSVQHHPEASPGPQDSYYLFERFAEAMAARGKVAADA; encoded by the coding sequence ATGTCCGCGCCCACTCCCCCCCGCCCGACTGCCTGTCTCGCCCTTGCGGACGGCTCGCTTTTCTACGGCATGGGGTTCGGCGCGACCGGCCAGACCACGGCGGAACTGTGCTTCAACACCGCGATGACGGGCTACCAGGAGATCATGACCGATCCTTCCTACGCGGGCCAGATCGTCACCTTCACCTTCCCGCACATCGGCAATGTCGGCACCAACCCCGAGGACGACGAGACCGGCGACCCGGTCGCGGCCGGCATGGTGGTGAAATGGATGCCCACCGACCCCAGCAACTGGCGCAACGCGCAGCCCCTGTCGGACTGGCTCGCGTCACGCGGCCGCATCGCGATTGGCGGCGTGGACACCCGGCGGCTGACCCGCGCGATCCGGCACCTGGGCGCGCCCCACGTGGCGCTTGCCCATGATCCGGAAGGCAACTTCGACATCGAGGGGCTGATCGCCGCCGCGCGGTCCTTTGCCGGGCTCGAGGGCATGGACCTTGCCAAGGATGTGACCTGTGCGCAGTCCTACCGCTGGGACGAGATGCGCTGGGCCTGGCCCGATGGCTATCCCACGCAGGACGCCCCGCGCCACAAGGTCGTGGCGGTGGACTACGGTGCAAAGCGCAACATCCTGCGGTGCCTCGCCTCGGCCGGATGCGAGGTCACGGTCCTGCCCGCGACGGCGACGTATGACGACATCATGGCGCACCAGCCCGACGGCGTCTTTCTGTCCAACGGGCCGGGGGACCCGGCGGCGACCGGCACCTACGCGGTGCCGATGATCCGCGAGGTGCTCGACAAGACGGACCTGCCCGTGTTCGGCATCTGCCTCGGACACCAGATGCTGGCGCTCGCGCTGGGCGGCAAGACCGTCAAGATGAGCCACGGGCACCATGGGGCGAACCACCCCGTCAAGGACTACGACACCGGCAAGGTCGAGATCACCTCGATGAACCACGGGTTTGCCGTTGACGGGCAATCCCTGCCCAAGGGCGTGCTGGAAACCCACGTGTCGCTCTTCGACGGCTCGAACTGCGGGATCCGGCTGGACGGCCGCCCTGTCTGGTCGGTTCAGCATCACCCCGAAGCCTCGCCCGGGCCGCAGGACAGCTATTACCTGTTCGAACGTTTTGCCGAGGCGATGGCCGCGCGCGGTAAGGTGGCGGCGGATGCCTGA